A window of Komagataeibacter medellinensis NBRC 3288 contains these coding sequences:
- a CDS encoding GumK N-terminal domain-containing glycosyltransferase, with protein sequence MTRSLFISVHDFRSLRKASIHFIAAEMARRGPTAFLSIGLSSLSLRRGDTRANLVGRANKVETVDGVECYLWRMRWHPFNMRRPVLAPVERGLFWLYRQMLPAIARKWIRRADTVFIESGMAPIFIADVRKLNPTARIIYLMSDDLEVVGCADTIKNDFVRNFDMIDTVRMPSRYLLECLPHGRSAVFAPHGIDRSIAEKTYPDPYRPGRISCVSIGSMLFDRTFFQFAAKLRPDIDFHIIGAGHAADGLDAPNIIIHPEMAFERTLSYLQHASFGVAPYRDANTPRYLLDTSLKLRQFALFGIPAVCPDFALNNTVGRYGYRPGNAQSIGQAIEGALHSSETIELDAHGWPEVVQRILTPQAYPDTHV encoded by the coding sequence TTTACGCAAGGCAAGTATTCATTTTATCGCAGCGGAAATGGCGCGCAGGGGGCCGACTGCTTTTCTGTCCATCGGCCTGAGTTCACTATCGTTGCGGCGGGGGGATACGCGTGCAAATCTGGTCGGGCGTGCCAATAAAGTGGAAACGGTCGATGGCGTGGAGTGCTATCTGTGGCGTATGCGCTGGCATCCGTTCAACATGCGCAGGCCAGTGCTTGCGCCGGTGGAGCGTGGGCTGTTCTGGCTTTACCGGCAGATGCTGCCTGCCATTGCCCGCAAATGGATACGGCGCGCGGATACGGTTTTTATTGAATCGGGGATGGCGCCAATATTTATTGCAGATGTAAGGAAACTTAATCCGACTGCCCGTATTATTTACCTGATGTCCGATGACCTGGAGGTTGTGGGGTGTGCGGATACGATCAAAAATGATTTCGTGCGCAATTTCGATATGATCGATACTGTTCGCATGCCCTCGCGCTACCTGCTGGAATGTCTGCCCCATGGGCGCTCCGCCGTTTTTGCGCCGCATGGCATCGACCGCAGTATTGCCGAAAAGACGTATCCCGACCCGTACCGTCCGGGGCGTATCAGTTGCGTCTCGATCGGTTCGATGCTGTTCGACAGGACATTCTTCCAGTTTGCAGCCAAACTGCGTCCTGATATCGACTTTCACATCATTGGCGCGGGACATGCGGCCGACGGGCTGGATGCGCCCAACATCATTATTCATCCCGAAATGGCGTTTGAACGCACGTTGTCTTACCTGCAACACGCCAGCTTTGGCGTGGCGCCGTACCGTGATGCCAATACACCACGCTACCTGCTGGATACGTCGCTCAAGCTGCGACAGTTCGCGCTGTTTGGCATTCCTGCCGTCTGCCCGGATTTTGCGCTCAATAATACCGTGGGGCGCTACGGCTACCGTCCGGGCAACGCGCAATCCATTGGCCAGGCGATCGAGGGTGCCCTGCATTCTTCCGAAACGATAGAACTCGATGCCCATGGCTGGCCCGAGGTCGTGCAGCGCATTCTTACGCCACAGGCTTATCCCGATACCCATGTATGA
- a CDS encoding glycosyltransferase, with protein sequence MTEAGKDSSELDISVVMATYNGAAHIREQLDSLAAQTCLPAELIITDDGSTDATLDIAADFARTAPFAVQIHRNPERLGYKGNFMRAVGLASGDLISFCDQDDFWKPDNLAKVQRAFADDPDVMMVFHNARLVDAQRNPISTFYATPPIPAVARPLTLQPWSFSYGFMQTFRSVLKPAAVQWPRMHDHYNPGKEMGHDLYFFLVASGVGTIVYLDDELAEYRIHGGNTVGSGKRTKPTLIDRWRYRLEDRAETYRYLARMTVQDSALFADLAQDPALPDALRERARTAAAAWGALEKLYSTRAEVCSASLPRRVAAFVQLMRAGGYSERSFWTFGGRAMKKDAVLGVLLAPLVRRFGRESSRTDRACHRGHASIAASPQAMAA encoded by the coding sequence ATGACTGAGGCAGGTAAAGACAGCAGCGAGCTGGATATTTCGGTTGTCATGGCCACCTATAATGGTGCTGCCCATATTCGCGAACAACTCGACAGCCTGGCCGCGCAGACCTGCCTGCCTGCCGAACTGATCATAACGGATGATGGATCAACCGACGCAACACTGGATATCGCGGCGGATTTTGCGCGTACCGCACCCTTTGCGGTCCAGATCCACCGTAACCCCGAGCGGCTTGGTTACAAGGGTAATTTCATGCGCGCCGTGGGTCTGGCTTCAGGCGACCTGATCTCGTTCTGTGATCAGGATGATTTCTGGAAGCCGGACAACCTTGCCAAGGTCCAGCGTGCCTTTGCCGATGATCCTGACGTGATGATGGTCTTCCACAATGCCCGTCTGGTCGATGCGCAGCGCAATCCCATTTCCACTTTTTATGCAACGCCGCCCATTCCCGCCGTCGCCCGACCACTTACGTTGCAGCCATGGAGTTTTTCATACGGTTTCATGCAGACCTTCCGTTCTGTGCTCAAGCCAGCGGCAGTGCAGTGGCCGCGCATGCACGACCATTACAATCCGGGCAAGGAAATGGGGCATGACCTGTATTTCTTCCTGGTGGCATCGGGTGTCGGCACGATTGTCTATCTTGATGACGAACTGGCCGAATACCGCATCCATGGCGGCAATACCGTGGGTTCGGGCAAACGCACCAAGCCCACACTCATTGACCGCTGGCGCTATCGTCTGGAGGACCGGGCCGAAACCTACCGCTACCTTGCCCGTATGACCGTGCAGGACAGTGCTCTCTTTGCCGATCTGGCGCAGGATCCGGCCCTGCCCGATGCGTTACGGGAGCGTGCACGTACGGCCGCAGCCGCGTGGGGCGCGTTGGAGAAGCTGTACAGCACGCGGGCGGAGGTCTGTTCAGCCAGCCTGCCGCGCCGGGTTGCGGCCTTTGTCCAACTGATGCGCGCGGGGGGCTACAGCGAGCGCTCATTCTGGACGTTTGGGGGCCGGGCGATGAAAAAGGATGCGGTGCTGGGTGTGCTGCTTGCCCCGCTTGTGCGCCGTTTTGGCCGTGAATCATCGCGCACCGACCGGGCCTGCCACCGTGGCCATGCCTCCATTGCCGCCAGCCCGCAGGCCATGGCGGCATGA
- a CDS encoding glycosyltransferase produces the protein MMIANGATGEVPPSGGSRPCVAIYRTQILPISETFVRDQARALRRWRPVLTGERTIGQLPLDGMAVRALHDGPPTLLQRLIGMGARYLDRPVPGMLRLMRGVAPKLVHAHFGFDGVEAWPVARALGVRLLITLHGSDITTDMHWFASGGGGQRWRAYPRRLKRLATEPQVSFVAVSHSIREAAIRAGLPPQRIHVCPIGIDVQRFRHTGRPVAERGPVILFAGRLVEKKGCRYLIEAFRTVRAQMPDARLVIAGDGPERVMLSTMAADMEGITFHGRYSAAQMQPLLAEARVFCLPSVTARNGDAEGMGLVLLEAQACGVPVVTSARGGATEGIINGETGFAFAEGDVAALSAHLLAILRDNGLAARMSAAGPVFVAQQHDLSRWAATLEDIYDSMTGRTS, from the coding sequence ATGATGATCGCCAACGGTGCGACAGGGGAGGTGCCACCATCTGGCGGTTCCAGACCCTGTGTTGCGATCTACCGCACACAGATCCTGCCCATTTCGGAAACATTCGTGCGCGACCAGGCCCGTGCGCTGCGGCGCTGGCGACCCGTGCTGACAGGCGAGCGTACGATCGGGCAATTGCCGCTTGATGGCATGGCTGTACGCGCGCTGCATGACGGGCCACCAACCCTGCTGCAGCGCCTGATCGGCATGGGCGCGCGCTACCTTGACCGCCCCGTGCCCGGCATGCTGCGGTTGATGCGCGGTGTGGCGCCAAAGCTGGTGCATGCCCATTTTGGCTTTGACGGGGTGGAAGCGTGGCCAGTGGCGCGTGCACTTGGTGTGAGGCTGCTGATCACGCTGCATGGGTCCGACATTACAACAGACATGCACTGGTTTGCCTCTGGTGGTGGGGGGCAGCGGTGGCGTGCCTATCCGCGCCGGCTGAAACGGCTGGCGACTGAACCGCAGGTCAGCTTTGTCGCCGTCTCCCACAGTATCCGCGAAGCCGCCATCCGCGCCGGCCTGCCACCACAACGCATTCATGTCTGCCCCATCGGGATTGACGTGCAGCGTTTCCGGCATACGGGCCGGCCCGTGGCCGAACGCGGGCCGGTCATCCTGTTTGCGGGCCGACTGGTGGAAAAGAAGGGCTGCCGCTACCTGATCGAGGCTTTCCGTACCGTACGCGCGCAGATGCCCGATGCACGGTTGGTCATAGCGGGTGATGGCCCCGAGCGCGTCATGCTCTCCACCATGGCTGCGGATATGGAGGGCATTACATTCCATGGCCGTTATTCCGCAGCCCAGATGCAGCCCCTGCTGGCGGAGGCGCGGGTATTCTGCCTGCCCAGTGTCACGGCGCGTAATGGCGATGCAGAAGGCATGGGGCTGGTACTGCTGGAAGCACAGGCCTGCGGCGTGCCGGTCGTGACATCCGCACGCGGTGGTGCCACTGAAGGCATCATCAATGGCGAAACCGGTTTTGCGTTTGCCGAAGGCGATGTCGCGGCACTGAGCGCCCACCTGCTCGCTATCCTGCGTGATAACGGGCTCGCTGCACGCATGTCCGCCGCCGGTCCCGTTTTCGTGGCGCAGCAGCATGACCTCTCGCGCTGGGCCGCAACATTGGAAGATATCTATGACAGCATGACAGGGCGCACATCATGA
- a CDS encoding glycosyltransferase family 2 protein — MNTSMSVSLIITTYNAQAFIMRAMASALEQTAPPLEIIVVDDCSTDGTPEILSRLERGHDKIRVLSTPRNGGPSLARNVGLDAARGDWVAFLDADDAFAPERLEVIMARAAQGDCDGVADDLAYYDAIAAQVTGRAMGAGQVPRAPVSLRDYVAHNLSGGKGFDWGLLKPVLRRKFLLEHAIHYDPAVRHGEDFLLMVTFLLAGGRFCLTDHATYLYTQRQGSVSMQASGMSRTTIAYRDMHDTALALADDPRMRDDPELVGLLYQRAAGLQRLDDSHFVSVALRAGAVGAILRRIIRRPAFLPAMIRQVAMALRRRLCHS; from the coding sequence ATGAATACTTCCATGTCCGTCAGCCTCATCATTACCACTTATAATGCCCAGGCGTTCATCATGCGGGCCATGGCGTCTGCGCTTGAGCAGACAGCACCGCCGCTGGAAATCATTGTAGTCGATGACTGCTCCACCGATGGTACGCCCGAAATACTGAGCAGGCTGGAACGTGGGCATGACAAGATCCGTGTCCTGTCCACACCCCGTAATGGCGGTCCGTCACTGGCGCGTAATGTAGGGCTGGATGCAGCGCGCGGTGACTGGGTGGCTTTTCTGGACGCGGATGACGCCTTTGCACCCGAAAGGCTGGAAGTCATCATGGCGCGTGCGGCACAGGGGGATTGTGACGGCGTAGCCGATGATCTGGCCTATTACGATGCCATTGCAGCGCAGGTCACGGGCCGGGCAATGGGCGCGGGCCAGGTGCCGCGGGCCCCTGTCAGCCTGCGCGATTATGTGGCCCATAACCTTTCGGGGGGGAAGGGATTTGACTGGGGGCTGCTTAAGCCCGTGCTGCGGCGGAAGTTCCTGCTTGAGCACGCCATACATTATGACCCCGCCGTACGTCATGGGGAGGATTTCCTGCTCATGGTCACGTTCCTTCTGGCGGGCGGCCGGTTTTGCCTGACGGACCATGCGACGTATCTCTATACCCAGCGCCAGGGTAGCGTGAGCATGCAGGCGTCTGGCATGTCACGTACCACCATTGCCTACCGGGACATGCACGATACGGCGCTGGCGCTGGCAGATGATCCACGGATGCGCGATGACCCGGAACTGGTTGGCCTGCTGTACCAGCGTGCGGCGGGCCTGCAGCGGCTGGATGATTCGCATTTTGTCTCGGTTGCCCTACGTGCGGGCGCGGTGGGGGCAATCTTGCGGCGTATCATCAGGCGGCCAGCTTTCCTGCCTGCCATGATCCGGCAGGTTGCCATGGCGCTCAGGCGCAGGCTCTGTCATTCCTGA
- a CDS encoding UDP-glucose dehydrogenase family protein, with protein MIGGGYVGLVSGTCFAEFGTDVAIVETNPDRLAALREGRIPIYEPGLDRLVAENVEAGRLTFGDDMAAAVRGADAVFVAVGTPSRRGDGQADTSYVYAAVEQVARVAEGYTVIVTKSTVPVGTGREIARIVRETRPDLDFDVASNPEFLREGNAIVDFMKPDRVVIGTDQNKPGGTQRAQDILRKLYRPLYLLERPIVFTGLETAELIKYAANSFLAMKITFINEISDLCEKVGADVNDVARSIGLDGRIGKKFLHPSPGFGGSCFPKDTRALTAIGRNAGSPVRLIETTVSVNEQRMKNMGERIIAFADGDVKGLTIGVLGLTFKPETDDMREAASIVVLDQLDKAGAHIRAFDPAGMQTARPVLPKSVTYCKDAMDALEGADILVVLTEWNEFRSFAPEKIKRQMKGRKIADLRNIWDPQTLKEAGFDYISLGRPDVVAAS; from the coding sequence ATGATCGGTGGAGGCTACGTTGGGTTGGTCTCCGGTACGTGCTTTGCTGAATTCGGTACGGATGTTGCCATTGTTGAAACCAACCCCGACCGACTGGCCGCCCTGCGGGAAGGGCGTATACCGATTTACGAACCCGGCCTTGACCGCCTGGTAGCGGAAAATGTGGAAGCCGGGCGTCTGACCTTTGGTGATGACATGGCCGCCGCCGTAAGGGGGGCGGACGCCGTATTTGTTGCAGTGGGCACGCCTTCACGCCGGGGCGATGGGCAGGCCGATACAAGTTACGTCTATGCCGCAGTCGAACAAGTTGCCCGTGTGGCGGAGGGCTATACTGTCATTGTAACAAAATCGACAGTACCGGTAGGCACCGGGCGTGAAATTGCACGTATTGTGCGTGAAACACGGCCGGACCTGGATTTCGATGTTGCATCCAATCCGGAATTCCTGCGTGAAGGAAATGCCATTGTCGATTTCATGAAACCTGACCGTGTAGTGATCGGCACAGACCAGAACAAGCCCGGCGGAACGCAGCGCGCTCAGGATATCCTGCGCAAGCTCTATCGCCCGCTTTACCTGCTGGAACGGCCGATTGTCTTTACCGGCCTCGAAACGGCCGAACTGATCAAATACGCCGCCAATTCGTTCCTTGCGATGAAGATTACCTTCATCAATGAAATTTCGGATCTGTGTGAAAAAGTGGGGGCGGATGTGAACGATGTTGCCCGCTCCATCGGGCTGGACGGGCGTATCGGCAAGAAGTTCCTGCACCCCAGCCCAGGCTTTGGCGGTTCGTGCTTCCCCAAGGATACCCGCGCGCTGACGGCCATCGGTCGCAATGCCGGTTCTCCGGTACGGCTGATCGAGACCACGGTCTCGGTCAACGAACAGCGCATGAAGAATATGGGCGAGCGGATCATCGCCTTTGCCGATGGTGACGTAAAGGGACTTACGATCGGTGTGCTGGGACTGACCTTCAAGCCCGAGACCGATGACATGCGGGAGGCTGCCTCCATTGTCGTGCTGGACCAACTGGACAAGGCGGGTGCGCATATCCGTGCCTTCGACCCTGCTGGCATGCAGACTGCGCGACCGGTTCTGCCCAAGTCGGTTACTTACTGTAAGGATGCCATGGATGCGCTGGAAGGTGCCGACATTCTTGTGGTGCTGACGGAGTGGAATGAATTCCGCTCCTTTGCCCCTGAAAAGATCAAGCGACAGATGAAGGGCCGCAAGATTGCGGACCTGCGCAATATCTGGGACCCGCAGACACTCAAGGAAGCGGGTTTTGACTACATCTCACTTGGCCGCCCCGATGTGGTGGCGGCTTCCTGA
- a CDS encoding mannose-1-phosphate guanylyltransferase/mannose-6-phosphate isomerase, with amino-acid sequence MTFMTVTDVHIPSVQPERRAIIPVILSGGTGTRLWPVSRASHPKQFWALTSAHTMIGETLQRATGEAFAPPIVVCNQDHRFLVAEQLRENGCEDGRIILEPAARNTAAAIAAAALLAADEDPDTLLWIMAADASFRHLERLAAALEKGVQAARAGYIVTFGIQPDSPETGYGYIRSDGPLYPDGDSTDVQRVVSFIEKPDRLRATEMLKEGGYLWNSGMLMVQASVMLAELERHEPTILECVRASLEHSQNDLTFRRLDTESFLRCPNVSIDYVVMERTDRAVVIPADLGWTHVGNWNALWELGDKDVRGNVAVGDVVLEQSHNCYVRSEGMLTAVAGLTDVALIVTSDAVLAIHRDYAQDVSALVAQLKASRRPEAEIHNRCYRPWGFYEGLIQGERFQVKRIVVYPGQKLSLQKHFHRAEHWVVVSGTAMVTRDEENLLLQENESVYLPLGCMHRLENPGRIPLTLIEVQSGPYLGEDDIVRFEDTYGRQ; translated from the coding sequence ATGACTTTTATGACAGTAACGGATGTACACATTCCTTCCGTCCAGCCCGAAAGGCGCGCCATTATCCCTGTTATCCTATCAGGCGGGACGGGTACGCGCCTATGGCCCGTTTCGCGTGCAAGCCACCCCAAGCAGTTCTGGGCGCTGACTTCTGCGCACACCATGATTGGCGAGACATTGCAGCGTGCCACGGGTGAAGCGTTCGCGCCCCCGATTGTGGTTTGTAACCAGGACCACCGTTTTCTCGTGGCCGAACAACTGCGCGAGAATGGCTGCGAGGACGGGCGTATCATCCTTGAACCCGCCGCGCGCAACACGGCTGCCGCCATTGCCGCGGCTGCCCTGCTGGCGGCAGACGAAGACCCCGATACCCTGCTGTGGATCATGGCGGCCGATGCCTCCTTCCGTCACCTCGAACGCCTGGCGGCCGCACTGGAAAAAGGCGTCCAGGCCGCGCGTGCGGGTTATATCGTGACATTCGGTATCCAGCCTGATTCACCCGAGACCGGCTATGGCTACATCCGCAGTGATGGCCCGCTATACCCCGATGGTGACAGTACGGATGTGCAGCGCGTGGTCAGCTTTATTGAAAAGCCCGACCGCCTGCGTGCGACGGAAATGTTGAAGGAAGGCGGTTATCTGTGGAATTCAGGCATGCTCATGGTTCAGGCATCGGTCATGCTGGCGGAACTGGAGCGACATGAACCCACTATTTTGGAATGCGTACGCGCATCTCTTGAGCATAGCCAGAATGACCTTACCTTTCGCCGCCTTGATACGGAATCCTTTCTGCGCTGCCCCAATGTCAGCATTGATTACGTGGTCATGGAACGCACGGACCGTGCGGTTGTCATCCCGGCCGATCTGGGCTGGACGCATGTGGGCAACTGGAACGCGCTGTGGGAACTGGGTGACAAGGACGTGCGGGGCAATGTGGCGGTTGGTGATGTCGTGCTTGAGCAGTCGCATAACTGTTACGTTCGTAGCGAAGGCATGCTGACCGCTGTGGCGGGGCTGACGGATGTGGCGCTGATTGTCACATCCGATGCGGTGCTGGCCATTCATCGTGATTACGCGCAGGACGTATCGGCACTGGTGGCGCAACTGAAGGCCAGTCGCAGGCCCGAGGCTGAAATTCACAATCGTTGTTACCGGCCATGGGGTTTTTATGAAGGGCTGATCCAGGGCGAGCGTTTCCAGGTCAAGCGGATCGTGGTGTATCCGGGGCAGAAGCTGTCGCTGCAGAAGCATTTCCATCGGGCGGAACACTGGGTTGTTGTCAGCGGTACCGCAATGGTCACACGGGACGAGGAAAATCTTCTGTTACAGGAAAACGAAAGTGTCTATCTGCCGTTAGGGTGTATGCACCGACTTGAAAACCCAGGCCGTATTCCCTTGACCCTGATCGAGGTCCAGTCCGGTCCTTATCTGGGGGAGGACGATATCGTCCGCTTCGAGGATACATACGGCCGACAGTAA
- a CDS encoding sugar transferase has protein sequence MSEALRQLKNGEPDLSLSAVGESTIRRPHMGRQVDDNSFSYRHPLLPQIVILSDAVCVCVAVMAYIAWQRMYDMPELSGEFVLANIMAAGGFLLFPRNVPLLDIPDVTRFSAQLRYLLPPMLFGAAIFCTVLLLLSWPMGAALGRGGEWLVFVAIMLAAERIVGTYLLHTDAIARRLACRVAIIGAGPQAHRMAARINTRMQRTFRLIGLFDDGGGKVDGTVEDLVVRAREEGIDAVIMNFSPDEGGQQHVMDELWRLRGMLADVYVVPTLMTDDCHGWPVERFGPFSLTVLQRRPLSEWDMMQKRAFDITVGTLLLVALSPVLLVVAVAIKLDSRGPILFCQPRQGYNNLYFNVFKFRSMYTDMADRDAARQTSRTDPRVTRVGRWIRRLSIDELPQLFNVLRGEMSLVGPRPHAPQTRAGGQLLHEAMEEYVARHRVQPGITGWAQINGSRGELVTRDDLCRRVVLDLEYIRAWSIWLDIKIIFLTVKREIFSRNAF, from the coding sequence ATGAGCGAGGCACTCAGGCAGTTGAAAAACGGCGAACCCGACCTGTCGTTATCTGCGGTAGGTGAAAGTACGATCAGGCGCCCGCATATGGGGCGTCAGGTTGATGACAACAGCTTTTCATACCGTCATCCCCTCCTTCCGCAGATTGTGATCCTGTCGGATGCGGTCTGTGTGTGTGTTGCTGTCATGGCATACATTGCCTGGCAGCGCATGTATGACATGCCCGAACTGTCCGGTGAGTTCGTGCTGGCCAATATCATGGCGGCTGGTGGGTTCCTGCTGTTTCCACGCAATGTCCCGCTTCTTGACATCCCTGATGTAACACGGTTCTCCGCCCAGTTGCGCTACCTGCTGCCGCCCATGCTTTTTGGTGCGGCAATTTTTTGTACCGTTCTGCTCCTGCTGTCCTGGCCCATGGGGGCGGCGTTGGGCAGGGGGGGCGAGTGGCTGGTGTTTGTTGCGATCATGCTGGCGGCGGAACGTATCGTGGGTACATACCTTCTGCATACGGATGCCATAGCCCGCCGCCTGGCGTGCCGGGTCGCCATCATCGGGGCTGGTCCGCAGGCGCACCGGATGGCCGCGCGCATCAATACCCGCATGCAGCGCACATTCCGCCTTATCGGCCTGTTTGATGACGGAGGTGGCAAGGTTGATGGCACAGTGGAAGACCTTGTCGTGCGTGCGCGCGAGGAGGGGATCGATGCCGTCATCATGAACTTCTCGCCTGATGAAGGTGGACAGCAGCATGTCATGGATGAACTGTGGCGGCTGCGCGGCATGCTGGCTGATGTCTATGTTGTGCCGACACTGATGACGGATGACTGCCACGGTTGGCCGGTTGAACGCTTCGGGCCGTTCTCGCTGACCGTGCTGCAGCGCCGCCCCCTGAGCGAATGGGATATGATGCAGAAGCGTGCCTTTGACATTACGGTCGGCACGCTGCTGCTGGTGGCGCTTTCTCCCGTACTACTTGTGGTGGCGGTGGCAATCAAGCTGGACTCTCGCGGGCCGATCCTGTTCTGCCAGCCGCGTCAGGGATACAACAATCTTTACTTTAACGTGTTTAAGTTCCGCTCCATGTATACCGACATGGCTGACCGGGATGCGGCACGCCAGACATCGCGCACCGACCCGCGGGTGACGCGCGTAGGCAGGTGGATCCGCAGGCTGAGCATTGATGAACTGCCCCAGCTTTTTAATGTGCTGCGTGGCGAGATGTCGCTTGTCGGCCCACGCCCGCACGCACCGCAGACACGCGCTGGCGGCCAACTCCTGCATGAGGCAATGGAAGAATACGTAGCCCGCCACCGGGTGCAACCCGGCATTACAGGTTGGGCGCAGATCAACGGGTCGCGCGGTGAACTGGTCACGCGCGATGATCTGTGCCGCCGTGTCGTGCTGGATCTTGAATACATACGCGCCTGGTCGATCTGGCTGGATATCAAGATCATTTTCCTGACCGTGAAGCGCGAAATTTTCAGCCGGAATGCATTCTGA
- a CDS encoding WecB/TagA/CpsF family glycosyltransferase, with translation MNANTEIKVDNTVVDVMGLPLSDISRDEIIERVISAVRARQKMVIVNANAHMAVVSQGQGWLRTLFRRADIAFCDGAGVQLAAMVLTGRRLPRTTPPEWIGPVLSRLGGDASVFWIGGKPGVVEDAARAFSARYGVRTAGTQHGFFDQTPGSRESIQLLERVLETRPDIILLTMGMPRQESWLRDNMDHIPTGVMLTAGALVDHAAGHVHRPPRWVANMGLEWLVRLVREPRRLWRRYLLGLPVFGFYVLVYLLRKGRGGAASSLSRKLAG, from the coding sequence ATGAACGCAAATACTGAAATAAAGGTGGACAACACGGTGGTCGATGTCATGGGCCTGCCCCTGAGTGACATCTCGCGTGATGAGATCATAGAACGTGTGATCAGTGCCGTGCGGGCACGACAGAAAATGGTCATCGTCAATGCCAATGCCCATATGGCCGTCGTGTCGCAGGGCCAGGGCTGGCTGCGTACCCTGTTCCGGCGGGCTGATATTGCTTTTTGTGACGGGGCAGGGGTGCAGCTTGCCGCAATGGTGCTGACCGGCCGGCGCCTGCCGCGCACTACACCACCGGAATGGATCGGTCCCGTCCTGTCACGGCTGGGGGGGGATGCATCTGTCTTCTGGATCGGGGGCAAGCCGGGTGTGGTGGAGGACGCGGCCCGTGCGTTCTCCGCACGCTATGGTGTGCGCACGGCAGGCACCCAGCATGGCTTTTTTGACCAGACTCCCGGTTCGCGTGAATCAATACAACTGCTTGAGCGCGTGCTGGAAACCCGGCCCGACATCATTCTGCTGACCATGGGCATGCCACGCCAGGAAAGCTGGCTGCGCGATAATATGGACCATATTCCCACAGGTGTGATGCTGACGGCAGGCGCCTTGGTGGACCATGCGGCGGGGCATGTGCACCGCCCGCCCCGGTGGGTGGCGAACATGGGGCTTGAATGGCTTGTGCGTCTGGTGCGTGAACCACGCAGGCTGTGGCGGCGTTACCTGCTGGGGCTGCCTGTATTTGGTTTTTACGTTCTTGTTTACTTGTTGCGTAAGGGCCGTGGCGGGGCAGCATCGTCCCTCTCGCGCAAGCTGGCGGGGTAA